From the genome of Rubripirellula reticaptiva:
CGTAGCGAATGTCAGCACCGATGTCGTCGATCAGTTGATCGGCGTGTTCGTAGCTCTCAAAAGGCACTTGGGCTTCAACTTCTTCACTGACTTGAAATTGCTCAAGCGTTGTCTGGTCGGCGTTGAAAACTCGGAAGCTTCGCATGACGAAAAATGAATCGTCAACTTCCTTGCCAGCATCGTTGACCTTGGTTCGTTCAACAGGTCGATACAGAACAACCGTCGTGGACTTGGAACCCCTCAAGACGCTGCCGCCCTGTTGCTTAATTTGATTGAACGTGGCCCACCATCTTGAGTGAAAGTTGTTCTTCATTGCTGAGCACATCAAGATCAACTGGTTTATTCCTCGATATGGCCTACCGCCCGACGACAAGCTGGTGTGAAGACCGGGACTGTTTGGATCGCAGGACCAACTTTTTCGCCAAGGTGGCAAACCGCCAGCGGTCAGGGCTTCGATGATGGTGGCAGTGATTTCGGTGTGAAGTGAAGTGGACATCGGCGGCTCCAAGTGAGTGGGTTGGTGATGCCGATGTAGTTGGTGTCCGTTATTTCAAAGGGGGCTTGTCTGGCTTTCTCATGGGAACTGAGACACGAGTTTCAAATTGGCTTGTCGCATTGTTCGTTCTCAAATTGGCGAGACAGAAAAAGCGGTCACCAATTGGTGATGACTGAGTGATTTGCCGTGCCGTTTGACTTTGTTGGTTTTCAAGTCTCAATTTTCATTCGTCTCGGAGTCTGTTGGTCGATGGATCGTTCCCGGTCTCATCAACACAATGGACACCGGCTAAAATGGTGCGACAACACAAGTCAAGGAGAGGGCCATGACAAAGAAGCAAGTAATCGAATTCACCGAAACTGACTCGCCGATCACCGAGCCGGTGACGAAGTTTGGTGGACAACCTGTTTGGATCGACGAGCCTGCTTGGCCGCTGAGTCGAGAATCCGGCAACCAAATGCGATTCATTGGGCAAGTGGAATTGCGGGAAGAGTACGGGTTCACCACGCCCGCAAAGATGGC
Proteins encoded in this window:
- a CDS encoding ArdC family protein — translated: MSTSLHTEITATIIEALTAGGLPPWRKSWSCDPNSPGLHTSLSSGGRPYRGINQLILMCSAMKNNFHSRWWATFNQIKQQGGSVLRGSKSTTVVLYRPVERTKVNDAGKEVDDSFFVMRSFRVFNADQTTLEQFQVSEEVEAQVPFESYEHADQLIDDIGADIRYGGNQAFYTPQGDYIQLPHRTRFSSPEAFYETCFHEHIHYTEHESRLNWDRKNEGYAMGELIAEMGACFMMAELGLPVTSSLDNHAAYLKHWLKGMEDEKFIFKASSQASKAVAFLMDCSTKRVEEREPAIIV